One genomic window of Ruminococcus gauvreauii includes the following:
- a CDS encoding aminotransferase class I/II-fold pyridoxal phosphate-dependent enzyme, translating to MREFKKSSKLEHVLYDVRGPVVEEAARMEGEGTQILKLNIGNPAPFGFRTPDEVIYDMRQQLTECEGYSSAKGLFSARKAIMQYAQIKKLPNVSTEDIYTGNGVSELINLCMSALLDDGDEILIPSPDYPLWTACATLAGGKAVYYVCDEQAEWYPDLDDIKKKINDRTKAIVIINPNNPTGALYPREVLQQIVDIARDHQLIIFSDEIYDRLVMDGEEHVSIASLAPDLFCVTFSGLSKSHMIAGFRIGWMILSGNKRAAGDYIEGINMLSNMRLCSNVPAQSIVQTALGGHQSVDHYIVPGGRVYEQREYIYKALTDIPGITAVKPKAAFYIFPKLDIKKFNIRDDEQFAFDLLRDKKILIIHGGGFNWEQPDHFRIVYLPRVEVLEEAVGNMADFLSYYHQ from the coding sequence ATGCGTGAATTTAAAAAATCGTCAAAACTGGAACATGTCTTATATGATGTCAGAGGACCCGTTGTGGAAGAAGCTGCCAGGATGGAGGGAGAGGGAACACAGATTCTGAAACTCAATATTGGCAATCCGGCCCCGTTCGGTTTTCGCACACCGGATGAGGTAATCTATGATATGCGGCAGCAGCTGACTGAATGTGAAGGATATTCCTCGGCGAAGGGGCTTTTTTCTGCCAGGAAGGCGATCATGCAGTATGCACAGATCAAGAAGCTGCCGAATGTTTCAACAGAGGATATTTATACAGGAAACGGTGTCAGTGAACTGATAAATCTATGTATGTCAGCGCTGCTCGATGATGGTGATGAAATTCTGATTCCTTCTCCGGACTACCCGCTGTGGACTGCGTGTGCTACGCTTGCAGGAGGGAAGGCGGTCTATTATGTCTGCGATGAACAGGCGGAGTGGTATCCTGATCTGGATGATATAAAAAAGAAGATCAATGACCGGACAAAGGCTATTGTTATTATTAATCCGAACAATCCAACGGGTGCCCTTTATCCGAGGGAAGTGCTGCAGCAGATTGTCGATATCGCCAGAGATCATCAGCTCATAATCTTCTCTGATGAAATCTATGACCGCCTTGTGATGGACGGGGAGGAACACGTTTCGATCGCATCTTTGGCACCTGATTTATTCTGCGTGACATTCAGCGGTCTGTCGAAGTCTCATATGATTGCAGGCTTCCGGATCGGCTGGATGATCCTAAGCGGGAATAAAAGGGCGGCAGGGGATTATATTGAAGGCATTAATATGCTCTCCAATATGAGGCTCTGCTCTAATGTACCGGCACAGTCAATCGTACAGACTGCCCTGGGAGGACATCAGAGTGTCGATCATTATATTGTACCGGGCGGCCGGGTATATGAACAGAGAGAATATATTTATAAGGCATTGACTGACATACCGGGGATAACTGCGGTAAAACCGAAGGCAGCCTTCTATATTTTTCCCAAACTGGATATAAAGAAGTTCAATATCAGGGATGATGAACAGTTTGCATTCGATCTTTTGAGGGATAAGAAGATTTTGATTATACACGGAGGAGGATTCAACTGGGAGCAGCCGGATCATTTCAGGATCGTATATCTTCCCAGAGTTGAAGTTTTGGAGGAGGCAGTCGGTAATATGGCAGACTTTTTAAGCTATTATCATCAATAA
- a CDS encoding alpha/beta fold hydrolase: MSYFNYQSKRIYYTETGSGKPVLFLHGNTASSRMFELLLPLYEDKFHVILIDFLGHGKSERVEEFPADLWAEEARQTIALMEHLNLGKVNLVGTSGGAWVAVNAALERPDLVGKVVADSFDGRTLADDFSENLIQERTSAGKDEMGIMFYKWCQGEDWERIVDMDTRALLQCAAEKLPLFNKPLESLQAPLLLMGSEGDEMSRADFREEYREIAARTGAEICVFAEGVHPAILSCGERAAEVICRFLE, encoded by the coding sequence ATGTCATATTTTAATTATCAGTCTAAAAGGATTTATTACACAGAAACAGGCAGCGGAAAACCAGTGCTGTTTTTACATGGGAATACGGCGTCTTCCAGGATGTTTGAACTTCTTCTTCCGTTATACGAAGACAAATTTCATGTGATCCTCATTGATTTTCTGGGACATGGAAAATCAGAGCGCGTGGAGGAATTCCCGGCGGATCTGTGGGCGGAAGAGGCCAGACAGACGATCGCATTGATGGAGCATCTGAACCTGGGAAAAGTAAATCTAGTGGGAACCAGCGGCGGTGCATGGGTCGCTGTCAATGCTGCCCTGGAACGCCCTGATCTGGTTGGCAAAGTAGTGGCGGACAGTTTTGACGGCAGGACACTGGCAGACGATTTTTCTGAAAATCTGATTCAGGAGAGGACGAGTGCCGGGAAAGATGAAATGGGAATCATGTTCTACAAGTGGTGCCAGGGAGAAGACTGGGAACGTATCGTAGATATGGATACCAGGGCGCTGCTTCAGTGTGCCGCGGAAAAGCTGCCGTTATTTAATAAACCGCTTGAGAGCCTGCAGGCTCCGCTGCTTCTGATGGGCAGTGAAGGGGATGAAATGTCCAGAGCGGATTTCCGGGAGGAGTACCGTGAAATAGCCGCCAGGACGGGGGCGGAAATCTGTGTGTTCGCAGAAGGCGTTCATCCTGCGATTTTATCCTGCGGGGAACGTGCTGCCGAAGTTATCTGCAGATTTTTGGAATGA
- a CDS encoding cation:proton antiporter, translating to MLLSIALIMLFGLMAGTIFKRMRLPYIIGMLAAGIILGPYVLNLLDDSILNISADLRQIALIVILAKAGLTLDINDLKRVGRPAVLLCFLPATMEIIAYLLFAPGLMGISLLEAGIIGAVMGAVSPAIIVPSMSKLIDEGWGTKKGIPQMIVAGSSADDVYVVVVFTALISLAQGGKVSAAEFLQVPVSIVLGIVLGAAGGMVLVLFFQRFHMRDTVKVIILLCVSFLFVTLEEKLEGIVAVSGLLAVMSMGITIYNRYDILAKRITGKFSKIWVPAEILLFVLVGAVVNVKYALSAGIMMVLMLLIGLIFRLAGTYLCVVGTKLNRKERIFCMISQIPKATVQAAIGGVALARGLPCGNIVLTAAVVSILITAPAGALGIEVTYKKLLSKEK from the coding sequence ATGTTATTGAGTATAGCGTTGATTATGTTGTTTGGTTTGATGGCAGGGACAATTTTTAAAAGGATGCGGCTGCCGTATATCATCGGCATGCTGGCTGCAGGAATCATTCTGGGACCATATGTCCTGAATCTGCTGGACGACAGTATCCTGAACATATCGGCAGATTTGAGGCAGATTGCACTCATCGTAATATTGGCGAAAGCGGGACTCACACTGGATATTAATGATCTGAAGCGAGTAGGGCGTCCGGCTGTACTCCTGTGCTTTTTGCCCGCGACAATGGAGATTATCGCATATTTGCTGTTTGCGCCCGGGCTGATGGGGATCTCTCTGCTGGAGGCAGGGATCATCGGAGCCGTGATGGGGGCGGTGTCACCCGCGATCATTGTGCCGTCTATGTCTAAACTTATCGATGAAGGATGGGGGACAAAAAAAGGAATTCCGCAGATGATCGTCGCGGGTTCTTCGGCGGATGACGTTTATGTGGTCGTGGTCTTTACTGCGCTGATATCCCTGGCTCAGGGCGGAAAGGTATCTGCCGCCGAGTTTCTGCAGGTTCCTGTGTCGATCGTTCTGGGAATCGTTCTTGGTGCTGCAGGGGGCATGGTTCTTGTTCTGTTCTTTCAGCGGTTTCATATGAGAGACACCGTAAAAGTTATAATTCTTCTCTGTGTTTCATTTCTGTTTGTCACGCTTGAAGAGAAACTGGAGGGTATCGTTGCCGTTTCCGGCCTGCTCGCGGTCATGAGCATGGGCATTACGATTTACAACAGATATGATATTCTGGCAAAACGGATCACCGGCAAATTTTCGAAAATATGGGTTCCCGCAGAGATCTTACTGTTTGTACTGGTTGGGGCTGTGGTAAATGTCAAATATGCGTTATCAGCAGGGATTATGATGGTCCTGATGCTGCTCATTGGTCTGATCTTCCGGCTGGCAGGCACATATCTGTGTGTGGTGGGTACAAAACTGAACAGGAAGGAACGCATTTTCTGCATGATTTCACAGATACCGAAGGCGACCGTGCAGGCGGCTATCGGCGGCGTTGCACTGGCCAGAGGGCTGCCCTGCGGAAATATCGTGCTGACAGCTGCCGTAGTTTCTATTTTAATCACTGCCCCCGCCGGGGCACTGGGAATTGAAGTCACCTATAAAAAATTGCTTTCAAAAGAAAAATAG
- a CDS encoding GNAT family N-acetyltransferase: MIKIRNENETDFGNVEDITRKAFWNLYIPGCVEHYLVNIMRSHDDFIPELDFVIEVDNQIIGNIMYTKAKLADECGEEKDILTFGPLCILPEYQREGYGKKLLEHSFKQALALGYDVIVIFGNPNNYVSRGFKSCKKYNICLENGVYPAAMMVKVLKPDALDGRKWVYHQSPVFEIDELEAQRFDERFEKLEKKYQPSQEEFYIHSNAVLQ; this comes from the coding sequence ATGATTAAAATCAGGAATGAAAACGAAACAGATTTCGGCAACGTGGAAGACATAACAAGAAAGGCTTTTTGGAACCTGTATATTCCGGGGTGTGTTGAGCATTATCTTGTAAATATTATGCGGTCTCACGATGACTTTATACCGGAGCTGGATTTTGTGATTGAGGTCGATAATCAGATCATCGGAAATATCATGTATACGAAAGCAAAACTGGCAGATGAGTGTGGGGAAGAAAAAGATATTCTTACGTTCGGTCCACTTTGCATTCTGCCTGAATACCAAAGAGAGGGGTATGGGAAAAAATTGCTGGAGCACTCCTTTAAACAGGCATTAGCACTTGGTTACGATGTGATTGTCATCTTCGGAAATCCGAATAACTATGTGAGCCGCGGTTTTAAGAGCTGTAAAAAGTACAATATTTGTTTGGAGAATGGGGTATATCCGGCGGCAATGATGGTCAAGGTACTGAAGCCAGACGCTTTGGATGGAAGAAAGTGGGTCTACCATCAAAGCCCTGTATTTGAGATAGACGAGCTCGAGGCACAGCGCTTTGATGAGAGATTTGAAAAGCTGGAGAAAAAATATCAGCCAAGCCAGGAAGAATTTTATATTCACAGCAACGCCGTCCTGCAGTGA
- a CDS encoding zinc-dependent alcohol dehydrogenase, with the protein MKAVVFDGLQKVECRTVKDPVIKKDDDIIVKVTSAAICGSDLHLVHGLVKGMYDGYVLGHETMGIVEEVGKEVKDLKKGDRVVIPFPVACGHCEFCNHGEYSQCDNSNDYAESGGLFGYSKYHGNYPGGQAEYIRVPYANVGPKKVPEGLTDEQVLFVTDVLPTSYWGTEIANVKAGDTVVVLGCGPIGLMTIKWCIQKGAGRIIAVDRVHYRLEHARSYGVEVLNFEEYEQVGEYIKDITHGGAHAVIDCVGLDGKTSVVEKIETAFKLQGASKSAIETASQCIRKTGTVALVGVYGNKYNNFPLGNFFSKNISLKMGQCPATRYVDLMLQKIQKGEFDATDIITHKLSLEEGSHAYSIFDKKEDNCIKVILKP; encoded by the coding sequence ATGAAAGCTGTCGTGTTTGATGGATTGCAGAAGGTAGAATGCAGAACGGTCAAGGATCCGGTGATAAAGAAAGACGATGATATCATAGTAAAAGTTACTTCCGCCGCTATCTGCGGATCGGATTTACATTTAGTTCACGGTTTGGTAAAGGGAATGTATGACGGATACGTCTTAGGCCACGAGACGATGGGGATTGTCGAAGAAGTCGGAAAGGAAGTGAAAGATCTGAAGAAAGGAGACCGGGTTGTCATCCCGTTTCCCGTGGCATGCGGACATTGTGAATTTTGTAATCATGGTGAATACAGTCAGTGTGACAATTCCAATGATTATGCCGAATCGGGCGGACTATTCGGATATAGTAAATATCATGGAAATTACCCCGGAGGACAAGCTGAGTATATCAGGGTTCCGTATGCCAATGTCGGACCTAAAAAAGTACCGGAAGGTTTGACAGATGAACAGGTTTTATTTGTGACCGACGTTCTGCCCACTTCCTACTGGGGAACAGAAATCGCAAACGTCAAAGCCGGAGATACCGTCGTTGTACTGGGCTGCGGCCCCATAGGGCTGATGACCATCAAGTGGTGTATCCAAAAAGGTGCCGGCCGGATTATTGCGGTTGACCGTGTCCATTACCGGCTGGAACACGCGAGAAGTTATGGCGTGGAAGTCCTGAACTTCGAAGAATATGAACAGGTAGGGGAATATATAAAAGATATTACCCACGGAGGGGCTCACGCTGTGATCGATTGTGTGGGACTCGATGGGAAAACCTCTGTCGTGGAGAAAATAGAAACAGCGTTCAAACTACAGGGAGCATCAAAATCAGCGATAGAAACAGCTTCCCAGTGTATCAGAAAAACCGGCACGGTAGCTTTAGTTGGTGTTTATGGCAATAAATATAATAATTTTCCTCTCGGAAATTTCTTTTCCAAAAATATTTCCTTGAAAATGGGACAGTGCCCTGCTACCAGATACGTCGATCTGATGCTGCAGAAAATTCAGAAAGGTGAATTTGATGCGACTGATATCATAACCCATAAGCTTTCCCTGGAAGAAGGAAGTCACGCTTACAGCATTTTTGATAAAAAAGAAGATAATTGTATAAAGGTAATATTAAAGCCTTAA
- a CDS encoding MATE family efflux transporter has product MNQNSNQYLAEAPVGKLMMKFSIPCIMSLLVSSLYNIVDQIFIGRGVGYLGNGATNVVFPITVIALAAALMIGDGCAAFLSICQGRKDTDSTRNGVGNAVLMLILSSIIIMLVFIFARERILSSFGATENNMIYARDYFNIIVIGIPFFMFANGLSSVIRADGSPRFAMISTLVGCMINVILDPIAIFVFHWGVRGAAIATIAGQIVSAGLAVYYLFHTKSFKLNAGSFAVKRTLLKRILPLGISSFLTQLSIVIVMGVMNNVLVKYGAMSRYGADIPMTVVGIVMKVFQIVIAFTIGVAAGSQPVVGYNYGAGQYGRVKEIYKIMMIVEVCIGLIATVCFEMFPLQILSLFGSESDLYNEFGVLAFRIFLCTIILCCVVKATSVFLQSLGKPIMSMGLSLLRDFALSVPLALFLSISFGVEGPLFSAPIADGVTFLVMLIIMKHVLRELTNMTKWEPLKKSQKKAAVSQ; this is encoded by the coding sequence ATGAATCAAAATTCAAATCAATATCTGGCGGAGGCTCCAGTTGGAAAACTTATGATGAAATTTTCAATTCCGTGTATTATGTCTTTGCTGGTTTCATCACTTTACAATATCGTTGATCAGATATTTATCGGAAGAGGGGTTGGATATCTGGGAAATGGAGCTACTAATGTGGTGTTTCCAATCACAGTCATAGCGCTTGCAGCTGCTTTAATGATTGGTGATGGCTGCGCCGCATTCCTCAGTATATGCCAGGGAAGGAAAGATACAGACAGTACAAGAAACGGAGTGGGTAATGCGGTACTTATGCTTATACTCAGCAGCATTATTATCATGCTGGTTTTCATATTTGCCCGCGAAAGGATCTTAAGTTCATTCGGAGCAACAGAAAATAATATGATATATGCCAGAGATTACTTTAATATCATTGTAATCGGAATTCCGTTTTTTATGTTCGCTAATGGATTAAGTTCTGTTATCCGTGCAGACGGGAGTCCCCGATTTGCAATGATATCCACGTTAGTTGGCTGCATGATCAACGTTATTCTTGATCCAATTGCAATATTTGTATTTCACTGGGGGGTTAGAGGTGCTGCTATCGCAACAATCGCAGGTCAGATTGTATCCGCAGGATTAGCGGTGTATTACCTTTTCCATACAAAGTCCTTTAAGCTGAATGCCGGGAGTTTTGCCGTCAAAAGAACTTTGCTGAAGCGTATATTGCCACTTGGAATTAGCAGTTTCCTTACTCAGTTATCGATTGTAATCGTTATGGGAGTAATGAATAATGTATTGGTAAAATACGGGGCAATGTCCAGGTATGGCGCTGATATACCAATGACTGTAGTTGGCATTGTAATGAAAGTCTTTCAGATTGTGATAGCATTTACAATTGGCGTCGCAGCCGGTTCTCAGCCTGTTGTTGGATATAATTATGGAGCCGGCCAGTATGGGCGCGTCAAAGAAATTTATAAGATAATGATGATTGTTGAAGTTTGCATCGGGTTAATTGCTACCGTTTGCTTTGAAATGTTTCCATTGCAAATACTAAGTCTTTTTGGAAGTGAAAGTGATTTATATAATGAATTTGGAGTTCTGGCATTCCGTATTTTCCTATGTACGATAATCCTTTGCTGCGTGGTAAAGGCAACAAGTGTATTTTTACAGTCATTAGGAAAACCCATAATGTCTATGGGGTTATCATTACTTCGAGATTTTGCATTAAGTGTTCCGCTTGCGTTATTTTTGTCAATTTCATTTGGTGTGGAAGGGCCGTTGTTTTCAGCACCGATTGCAGATGGTGTAACATTTCTTGTGATGCTGATTATCATGAAACATGTCCTGAGGGAACTAACTAACATGACAAAATGGGAACCATTAAAGAAATCGCAGAAAAAGGCAGCTGTATCACAATAA
- a CDS encoding DUF3795 domain-containing protein, with amino-acid sequence MKMPEKIEPVMFAPCGMNCLVCYKHCYHKKPCAGCLISDRGKPEHCRKCRIKDCAAKRQITYCFECFEYPCKQIKRLEKSYNVRYHASLMENSQTVKEQGMAEFLAQQTEKYTCPECGGIISVHDAECSECQWKR; translated from the coding sequence ATGAAGATGCCAGAAAAGATAGAACCTGTCATGTTTGCCCCCTGTGGGATGAACTGTCTGGTTTGCTATAAGCATTGTTATCATAAAAAGCCTTGTGCAGGCTGTCTGATAAGTGACCGGGGAAAACCGGAGCATTGTCGGAAATGCAGGATAAAGGATTGTGCGGCAAAGCGGCAGATTACATATTGCTTTGAGTGTTTTGAATATCCATGTAAACAGATAAAGCGGCTTGAAAAAAGTTATAATGTCCGTTACCATGCCAGCTTGATGGAAAATAGCCAAACAGTTAAAGAACAGGGAATGGCTGAATTTCTGGCACAGCAAACAGAGAAATATACCTGTCCGGAATGCGGAGGAATCATTTCGGTCCATGATGCAGAGTGCAGTGAGTGCCAGTGGAAAAGGTGA
- a CDS encoding class I SAM-dependent methyltransferase has protein sequence MGKKTEQSRKVYNEMAWEYDSAPEGNYTRPHKEEIVKKAVLRAGDNILDVACGNGYLLGELSQKAKVNAFGIDISENMIAAARERYPACTFAVSPCTPLGFENESMDVITVSCAFHHFETPQAFANECMRILKKSGKVFIAEPFFSPVVRWIANTVVFPLSRTGDVRVYNQKELQLFFELAGFTDIESYTRGTVLFFSARKGTSPCRTEERK, from the coding sequence GTGGGGAAAAAGACGGAACAGTCACGAAAAGTATATAATGAGATGGCGTGGGAATATGACTCTGCGCCAGAAGGCAATTACACAAGACCTCATAAAGAAGAAATTGTGAAAAAGGCTGTGCTCAGGGCTGGAGACAACATTCTGGATGTTGCCTGCGGTAATGGGTATCTGCTTGGAGAACTTTCCCAAAAAGCGAAAGTCAATGCGTTTGGCATAGATATTTCTGAAAATATGATTGCCGCCGCCAGAGAAAGATATCCGGCTTGTACATTTGCGGTAAGTCCCTGTACTCCTCTCGGATTTGAAAATGAGAGTATGGATGTCATTACGGTGTCTTGTGCATTTCATCACTTTGAAACGCCCCAGGCTTTCGCCAATGAGTGTATGCGGATATTGAAGAAGAGCGGAAAAGTTTTTATTGCAGAACCATTTTTCTCTCCGGTGGTGCGGTGGATTGCCAATACCGTAGTTTTTCCACTTTCCAGAACAGGTGACGTGAGGGTGTATAATCAGAAGGAACTTCAATTGTTTTTTGAATTGGCTGGATTTACTGATATTGAATCCTACACAAGAGGCACCGTGTTATTTTTTTCTGCAAGGAAGGGAACGTCACCTTGTCGGACAGAAGAACGAAAATAG
- a CDS encoding DUF3795 domain-containing protein, which yields MIAYCGLDCEKCDAYLATINDDQALREKTAKLWAKLNNAPILPEHINCQGCRVEGIKTVFCDSLCDIRQCALKKGVMTCGDCPDMEECQTVGVITSDNPEALENLKG from the coding sequence ATGATTGCATACTGCGGACTGGATTGTGAAAAATGCGATGCATATCTTGCAACAATCAATGACGATCAGGCGCTGCGTGAAAAAACTGCGAAGCTGTGGGCAAAGTTAAATAATGCGCCCATTCTGCCTGAACACATCAATTGTCAAGGCTGCCGCGTTGAAGGAATTAAAACTGTATTTTGCGATAGTCTCTGCGATATTCGTCAGTGCGCATTAAAAAAAGGTGTGATGACATGCGGTGACTGTCCAGATATGGAAGAATGTCAGACTGTTGGAGTGATTACCTCAGATAATCCCGAAGCTCTGGAAAATTTGAAAGGATAA
- a CDS encoding KilA-N domain-containing protein, whose protein sequence is MGKIIKDTIHANGIDIGIYTQDFENEFISLTDIARYKSDDPTAVIQNWMRNRDVIEFLGLWERLHNLDFKPLEFEGFKKQAGANAFTMSPKKWIEATNAIGIVSKAGRYGGTYAHSDIAMSFATWISPEFQLYIMKDYRRLKTDENSRLSLNWNLNREISKLNYRIHTDAIKDNLIPPELTPAQVAYTYANEADMLNVVLFGKTARQWKDENPTVKGNMRDVATLNQLLVLANLECYNAVLINQGNKQKERMGLLRQLAVQQLQTLETVSLNNLPKLEAGSNKK, encoded by the coding sequence ATGGGAAAAATAATTAAAGATACAATCCATGCAAATGGAATAGATATTGGAATTTATACGCAGGATTTTGAAAATGAATTTATTTCATTGACAGATATTGCTCGCTATAAAAGTGATGATCCTACAGCAGTTATTCAAAACTGGATGAGAAATCGAGATGTAATAGAATTCCTGGGATTATGGGAGAGGCTGCATAATTTAGATTTTAAACCCCTCGAATTCGAGGGGTTTAAAAAGCAGGCAGGAGCCAATGCATTTACAATGTCACCAAAAAAATGGATAGAAGCTACGAACGCTATTGGTATTGTTTCAAAGGCAGGACGTTATGGTGGAACATATGCCCATAGTGATATTGCCATGTCTTTCGCAACGTGGATTTCTCCTGAGTTCCAGTTATATATCATGAAGGATTACAGAAGATTAAAGACAGATGAGAATAGTCGATTATCTTTGAATTGGAATTTAAACAGGGAAATTTCCAAGTTAAATTATAGGATACATACGGATGCCATCAAGGATAATCTGATACCACCAGAATTAACGCCCGCACAGGTAGCGTATACATATGCTAATGAAGCAGATATGTTGAATGTGGTTTTATTTGGAAAGACAGCGAGGCAATGGAAAGATGAAAATCCAACGGTGAAAGGAAATATGCGAGATGTAGCAACATTGAATCAGTTATTGGTGCTTGCAAACCTGGAATGCTATAATGCGGTTTTGATTAACCAGGGGAACAAACAAAAGGAGAGAATGGGGTTGCTTCGGCAATTGGCGGTACAGCAATTGCAAACGTTGGAAACAGTAAGCTTGAATAATCTGCCTAAATTAGAAGCGGGATCCAATAAGAAGTAG
- a CDS encoding FRG domain-containing protein, protein MIDVETIRINSVEEYYQIVEKYKGNNLFRGQAVSEWDIVPGAFRGNCVKDRVAEECRKFSLVQTEEVLKKILELQHWGEKTRLCDLSINPSVSLYFVIEDDTQHDKDGAVFIIDRDKACNFNSVQIKILMRIAQGDLYNFRVIKDAVKNELHLDLSDEEIKEVITKNAVIDYDMGIAYSNPRAIIQGGTGIYFGYAFDREDNLVEKGSLDIEGIIKKIIIPHDIKPQIIEHLNMIGIYGDLLYDKAKAVSNSRLSYDIQEFENREKSFGQKVTLGVYVSELSFTDDDIQRLVDEVYIKYKTQYGKSARIWINVYHDLEDRRLTSSNWIARTIPNSNFTNYNLIFNENYRTSRMVNLNKEISIFEIMRLTEPIVKECKQFLLEVERAYDLFQNRYIMRDKYGEVLNMAYIKRHKIIFGDLNDIEHGGERYDMYYEGAYNFCQSVYDLAWELCNDIGKGEQDSFLEWRYDKWHEKCLRNYALYYLAVRNLSI, encoded by the coding sequence ATGATTGATGTTGAAACAATCAGAATAAATTCAGTTGAAGAATATTATCAAATAGTTGAGAAGTACAAAGGCAATAATTTATTTAGAGGTCAAGCTGTTTCTGAGTGGGATATAGTTCCAGGGGCATTTCGAGGGAATTGTGTGAAGGATAGGGTGGCAGAAGAATGTCGAAAATTTAGTCTAGTCCAGACGGAAGAGGTTTTAAAGAAAATACTAGAATTACAGCATTGGGGTGAGAAGACACGTTTATGTGATTTGTCTATAAATCCGTCTGTGTCACTTTATTTTGTAATAGAAGACGATACACAACATGATAAAGATGGGGCTGTTTTTATAATCGATAGAGATAAAGCATGCAATTTTAACAGTGTACAAATAAAAATTTTGATGCGAATAGCACAAGGGGATTTATATAACTTTCGAGTAATAAAGGATGCAGTGAAAAATGAATTACATCTAGATTTATCTGATGAAGAAATTAAAGAAGTTATTACAAAAAATGCTGTTATTGATTATGACATGGGTATAGCGTATTCAAACCCTAGAGCAATAATACAAGGAGGAACAGGTATCTATTTTGGTTATGCTTTTGACCGTGAAGACAATTTAGTGGAAAAAGGGAGCTTGGATATTGAAGGAATTATCAAAAAGATAATTATTCCACATGATATAAAACCCCAAATTATTGAACATCTAAATATGATTGGAATTTATGGTGATTTGCTTTATGATAAGGCAAAAGCTGTGTCAAACAGTAGACTGTCATATGATATCCAAGAATTTGAAAATAGAGAAAAATCTTTTGGTCAAAAAGTGACATTGGGTGTATATGTGTCCGAGTTGTCATTTACCGATGATGATATCCAAAGGCTTGTAGATGAAGTATACATAAAATACAAGACCCAATATGGCAAATCAGCACGAATATGGATTAATGTGTATCATGATTTAGAAGATAGGAGACTTACCAGTTCTAATTGGATTGCGAGAACGATTCCTAATAGTAATTTCACTAATTATAATTTAATATTTAATGAAAATTATCGAACTTCAAGAATGGTTAATCTAAATAAGGAAATTTCTATATTTGAAATTATGCGTTTAACAGAACCAATTGTTAAAGAATGTAAACAATTTTTGTTAGAAGTAGAACGTGCATATGATTTATTTCAAAATAGATATATTATGAGAGATAAATATGGCGAAGTTTTAAATATGGCTTATATTAAACGACATAAAATAATTTTCGGTGATTTAAATGATATAGAGCATGGTGGGGAGCGATATGATATGTACTATGAAGGTGCTTATAATTTTTGCCAAAGTGTTTACGATTTAGCTTGGGAACTTTGTAATGACATAGGAAAAGGGGAACAAGATAGCTTTTTAGAGTGGCGTTATGACAAATGGCATGAAAAGTGTTTGAGAAATTATGCATTATACTATTTAGCTGTAAGAAATCTATCAATTTAG